From Solidesulfovibrio carbinoliphilus subsp. oakridgensis, the proteins below share one genomic window:
- the lepA gene encoding translation elongation factor 4 produces the protein MDTSRIRNFSIIAHIDHGKSTLADRILELTGLIAARDMREQYLDRMDLERERGITIKAQTVRIPYKAADGRDYILNLIDTPGHVDFSYEVSRSLAACEGALLVVDATQGVEAQTLANVFLALDNDLEIIPVLNKIDLPSADPEAVKADIEEAIGIPCADAVAVSAKTGVNVDKVLEQIIARIPPPRGTAEAPLQALVVDSYYDSYQGVVVLFRVMEGTVKLGQRIRMMSNGVEFEVTRLGAFSPGPLDFPSFGPGEAGFLCANIKTLTDARVGDTVTEAANPATAPLPGFKEVKPMVFCGLYPVDSAEYEVLKSALEKLALNDAAFTYEPETSQALGFGFRCGFLGLLHMEIIQERLEREFGATLIATAPSVIYKVETTSGKTVSIDNPSKLPKTQEIAALYEPFARLEIHTPNEYVGAVFKLCEEKRGIQKDVRYLTATRVIITYELPFAEIVYDFFDRLKSATRGYASLDYEIVEYRASDLVKLDIMINGDPVDALAVIVHRDNAYTYGRALALRLKRVIPRQLFEVIIQAAIGTKIIARERNSPMGKNVTAKCYGGDITRKRKLLEKQKEGKKRMKRMGNVELPQEAFLAALKAGED, from the coding sequence ATGGATACTTCGCGCATTCGCAATTTCAGCATCATCGCCCACATCGACCACGGCAAATCGACCCTGGCCGACCGCATCCTCGAGCTCACGGGCCTGATCGCGGCCCGGGACATGCGCGAGCAGTACCTCGACCGCATGGACCTCGAACGCGAACGCGGCATCACCATCAAGGCCCAGACCGTGCGCATCCCCTACAAGGCCGCCGACGGCAGGGACTATATCCTGAACCTCATCGACACCCCGGGCCACGTGGACTTCTCCTACGAGGTCTCGCGGAGCCTGGCCGCCTGCGAGGGCGCGCTCCTGGTCGTGGACGCCACCCAGGGCGTCGAGGCCCAGACCTTGGCCAACGTCTTTCTGGCCCTGGACAACGACCTGGAGATCATCCCGGTCCTCAACAAGATCGACCTGCCGAGCGCCGACCCCGAGGCGGTCAAGGCCGACATCGAGGAGGCCATCGGCATCCCCTGCGCCGACGCGGTGGCGGTCTCGGCCAAAACCGGCGTCAACGTGGACAAGGTCCTCGAACAGATCATCGCCAGGATTCCGCCCCCGCGCGGCACGGCCGAGGCGCCGCTCCAGGCGTTGGTGGTCGATTCCTACTACGACTCCTACCAGGGCGTGGTGGTCCTTTTCCGGGTCATGGAAGGGACGGTCAAACTCGGCCAGCGCATCCGCATGATGTCAAACGGCGTGGAGTTCGAGGTGACGCGGCTGGGGGCCTTTTCCCCGGGGCCGCTCGATTTCCCGTCGTTCGGACCGGGCGAGGCCGGGTTTTTGTGCGCCAACATCAAGACCCTGACCGACGCCCGGGTCGGCGACACCGTGACCGAAGCCGCCAATCCGGCCACCGCACCCCTGCCCGGCTTCAAGGAAGTCAAGCCCATGGTCTTTTGCGGCCTCTATCCGGTGGATTCCGCCGAATACGAGGTCCTCAAATCGGCCCTGGAAAAGCTGGCCTTAAACGACGCGGCCTTCACCTACGAGCCCGAGACCTCCCAGGCCCTGGGGTTCGGCTTCCGCTGCGGGTTCCTCGGGCTCCTGCACATGGAGATCATCCAGGAGCGCCTGGAGCGGGAGTTCGGGGCCACGCTCATCGCCACGGCCCCGTCGGTCATCTACAAGGTGGAGACGACCTCCGGCAAGACGGTGTCCATCGACAACCCGAGCAAGTTGCCGAAGACCCAGGAGATCGCCGCCCTTTACGAGCCCTTTGCCCGGCTTGAGATCCACACCCCCAACGAGTACGTGGGCGCGGTCTTCAAGCTGTGCGAGGAAAAGCGCGGCATCCAGAAGGACGTCCGCTACCTGACCGCCACCCGGGTCATCATCACCTACGAACTGCCCTTTGCCGAGATCGTCTACGACTTCTTCGACCGGCTCAAGTCCGCCACCCGCGGCTATGCGTCGCTCGACTACGAGATCGTGGAGTACCGGGCCTCGGATCTGGTCAAGCTCGACATCATGATCAACGGCGACCCGGTCGACGCCCTGGCCGTCATCGTGCACCGGGACAACGCCTACACCTACGGCCGGGCCCTGGCCCTGCGGCTCAAGCGCGTCATCCCGCGCCAGCTGTTCGAGGTCATCATCCAGGCGGCCATCGGCACCAAGATCATCGCCCGCGAACGCAACTCGCCCATGGGCAAGAACGTCACGGCCAAATGCTATGGCGGCGACATTACGCGCAAGCGCAAGCTTCTGGAAAAGCAGAAGGAAGGCAAGAAGCGCATGAAGCGCATGGGCAACGTCGAACTGCCCCAGGAAGCCTTCCTGGCCGCGCTCAAGGCCGGCGAGGACTAG
- a CDS encoding UvrD-helicase domain-containing protein: MKQYLADLHIHSHYSRATSKGLTPRNLAAFGELKGLAVVGSGDFTHPGWLADLRRDLIEDGTGLLRLADTADPAGLGREIPWLPDFRPEGRVRFMLSAEISSIYKRGGKVRKVHNLVFAPSLDVAETINRKLSKVGNLASDGRPILGLDSRDLLELVLETDKRAFLVPAHIWTPWFSVFGSKSGFDSLEECFGDLSKEIFALETGLSSDPDMNWTLSALDRFRLISNSDAHSGEKLGRECNLFCGEASYEGIHRALRGENGGRDFCGTVEFFPEEGKYHLDGHRDCHVVMEPAEAKARGGICPVCGKQLTLGVLHRVLDLADRTEPARPPGMPGFTSLIPLDELAGEIMGVGPKTGKARRLTAALYARFGAELTILRETPPEDLAKVNTVLAEAVSRMRQGRVERTPGFDGEYGRITVFSAEEKRDIKAGRFRPVPAGNSTGATPRESASDGDAPPEPPPAGQTPRSAPARPDLNAAQEAAVTAAGRHLLVVAGPGTGKTHTLLAKIRSLLEAGVPADKILAVTFTRRAAGELRDRLARDIPALADGTRTGAAALPRADTLHALALAAWTEAGGREPVLLSEEAARRLFALANPGLAGARLKAAWRALDLSRERLEPLEPAADTDGSDGPGRFAARYAAQKAAWNLLDFTDLLEFWLEKLTSGDSRPDWSHILVDEVQDLTPLQLALVAALAGPDRAALFAIGDPDQSIYGFRGATGGVEARLAALWPDLAVAPLAENYRSAQPVLDLAAGLFPGRRPLVSRLGPILPAAGGMELFAAPTAGAEAEWMAGRIQELLGGTSLTLTRDFSVATLSPGDVAVLVRFSGLVPAIRKSLERRGIPCAAPEADAFFNEPRVRLLLAAAGRHLGLPAALGEAGDADGPTLPALPDAILARGPRGLAALLQDSPPFDRLFWQGPQFRDLCRAYDTHKGWAGLLNHVAGETEIELVGRLAEKVRIMTLHAAKGLEFAAVFLPALEDGILPFAGAAALTGAPGGTAGDPAGRMDEDEERRLFYVGLTRAKTRLFLSHAKRRDLFGKRLALPRSRFLEELDLGGVRQRTLAARTVRQARQLPLLGGGEPTI, translated from the coding sequence ATGAAGCAGTACCTCGCCGACCTGCACATCCACTCCCATTATTCACGGGCCACGAGCAAGGGGCTGACCCCGCGGAACCTGGCCGCCTTCGGGGAACTGAAGGGCCTCGCCGTGGTCGGGTCCGGGGACTTCACCCATCCGGGCTGGCTGGCCGACCTGCGCCGCGACCTGATCGAGGACGGCACGGGCCTTTTGCGCCTGGCCGACACGGCCGACCCGGCCGGGCTTGGCCGGGAGATCCCCTGGCTGCCGGACTTCCGGCCCGAGGGCCGGGTCCGGTTCATGCTCTCGGCCGAAATAAGCTCCATCTACAAGCGCGGCGGCAAGGTCAGGAAAGTCCACAACCTGGTCTTCGCCCCGTCCCTGGACGTGGCCGAGACCATCAACCGCAAGCTGTCCAAGGTCGGCAACCTGGCTTCCGACGGCCGGCCGATCCTGGGTCTCGACAGCCGCGACCTGCTCGAACTGGTGCTCGAAACGGACAAGCGCGCCTTTCTCGTGCCGGCCCACATCTGGACGCCCTGGTTTTCCGTCTTCGGCTCCAAATCGGGCTTCGATTCCCTGGAGGAGTGCTTCGGCGACCTGTCCAAGGAGATCTTCGCCCTGGAGACAGGCCTGTCGTCCGACCCGGACATGAACTGGACCCTTTCGGCCCTGGACCGGTTCCGGCTCATCTCCAACTCCGACGCCCACTCCGGGGAGAAGCTCGGCCGGGAGTGCAACCTTTTTTGCGGCGAGGCCAGCTACGAGGGCATCCACCGGGCCCTTCGCGGCGAAAACGGCGGCCGGGACTTTTGCGGCACCGTGGAATTTTTCCCGGAAGAGGGCAAATACCACCTGGACGGCCACCGCGACTGCCACGTGGTCATGGAGCCGGCCGAGGCCAAGGCCCGGGGCGGCATCTGTCCGGTCTGCGGCAAGCAGCTCACCCTTGGCGTCCTCCACCGGGTCCTGGATCTGGCCGACCGGACCGAACCCGCCAGGCCCCCGGGCATGCCCGGGTTCACCTCGCTTATTCCCCTGGACGAGCTGGCCGGCGAGATCATGGGGGTGGGACCCAAGACCGGCAAGGCCCGGCGGCTGACGGCCGCCCTCTACGCCCGCTTCGGCGCGGAGCTGACCATTTTGCGCGAAACGCCGCCCGAAGACCTCGCCAAGGTCAACACCGTCCTGGCCGAGGCCGTCTCCCGCATGCGCCAGGGCCGGGTGGAGCGCACGCCGGGCTTTGACGGCGAGTACGGCCGCATCACGGTCTTTTCGGCCGAGGAAAAGCGCGACATCAAGGCCGGCCGGTTTCGACCCGTGCCGGCGGGAAACTCCACGGGGGCCACGCCGCGCGAATCCGCATCCGACGGCGATGCGCCGCCCGAGCCTCCCCCTGCCGGGCAAACGCCCCGGTCCGCCCCGGCCCGCCCGGACCTGAACGCCGCCCAAGAGGCCGCCGTCACGGCCGCCGGCCGCCACCTCCTGGTCGTGGCCGGCCCGGGCACGGGCAAGACCCATACCCTGCTCGCCAAGATCCGGTCCCTGCTCGAGGCCGGCGTCCCGGCCGACAAGATCCTGGCCGTGACCTTCACCCGCCGGGCGGCCGGGGAACTGCGGGACCGGCTGGCCCGGGACATCCCCGCCCTGGCCGACGGCACCCGAACCGGAGCGGCCGCCCTGCCCCGGGCCGACACCCTCCACGCCCTGGCCCTGGCTGCCTGGACCGAGGCCGGCGGCCGCGAGCCGGTCCTTCTGTCCGAGGAGGCGGCCCGGCGGCTTTTCGCCCTGGCCAACCCCGGGCTGGCCGGCGCCCGGCTCAAAGCCGCCTGGCGCGCGCTCGATCTTTCCCGCGAACGCCTGGAGCCCCTGGAACCGGCAGCGGACACGGACGGAAGCGACGGCCCCGGCCGCTTCGCCGCCCGGTACGCCGCCCAAAAAGCGGCCTGGAACCTCCTCGATTTCACGGACCTGCTCGAATTCTGGCTGGAGAAGCTGACGTCGGGCGACAGCCGGCCGGACTGGTCCCATATCCTCGTGGACGAGGTCCAGGACCTGACGCCTCTGCAGCTGGCCCTTGTGGCGGCCCTGGCCGGGCCGGACCGGGCCGCGCTGTTCGCCATCGGCGACCCGGACCAGTCCATCTACGGCTTCCGGGGGGCGACCGGCGGCGTCGAGGCAAGGCTCGCCGCCCTGTGGCCGGATCTGGCCGTGGCTCCCCTGGCCGAGAACTACCGGTCCGCCCAGCCCGTGCTCGATCTGGCGGCCGGGCTCTTTCCGGGCCGCCGCCCCCTGGTGTCGCGCCTTGGCCCGATCCTGCCGGCGGCCGGCGGGATGGAGCTCTTCGCGGCCCCGACCGCCGGGGCCGAGGCCGAATGGATGGCCGGGCGGATCCAGGAGCTGCTCGGCGGCACGTCCCTGACGCTGACCCGGGATTTTTCCGTGGCCACCCTGTCGCCGGGCGACGTGGCCGTGCTGGTCCGGTTTTCCGGCCTCGTCCCGGCCATCCGCAAGAGCCTCGAGCGCCGGGGCATTCCGTGCGCCGCGCCCGAGGCCGACGCCTTTTTTAACGAGCCGCGCGTGCGGCTCCTGCTCGCCGCCGCCGGCCGGCACCTCGGGCTGCCGGCGGCGCTCGGCGAGGCCGGCGACGCCGACGGGCCAACGCTCCCGGCCTTGCCGGATGCAATCCTGGCCCGGGGGCCGCGCGGACTGGCGGCCTTGCTCCAAGACTCCCCGCCCTTTGACCGGCTTTTCTGGCAGGGGCCCCAGTTTCGAGACCTCTGCCGGGCCTACGACACCCACAAGGGCTGGGCCGGGCTGCTCAACCACGTGGCCGGGGAGACGGAGATCGAACTGGTGGGGAGGCTGGCCGAGAAGGTCCGGATCATGACGCTCCACGCGGCCAAGGGGCTCGAATTCGCGGCCGTCTTCCTGCCGGCCCTGGAGGACGGCATCCTGCCCTTTGCCGGCGCGGCGGCCCTGACCGGCGCGCCCGGCGGCACAGCGGGCGATCCGGCCGGCCGGATGGACGAGGACGAGGAACGGCGGCTTTTCTACGTGGGCCTCACCCGGGCCAAGACCCGGCTCTTTCTCTCCCACGCCAAACGCCGCGACCTCTTTGGCAAGAGGCTCGCGCTTCCTCGGTCGCGTTTTCTGGAAGAGCTCGATCTCGGCGGGGTCAGGCAACGGACCTTGGCGGCCCGCACCGTTCGTCAGGCCAGGCAGCTGCCCTTGCTCGGCGGCGGGGAACCTACCATATGA
- the cbiR gene encoding cobamide remodeling phosphodiesterase CbiR, translating into MIQNCNTSFSWHTAAPSCVFPETAAINCRRLARSVAEVGLYLLELHACLAYGPDDLPRKDYGLAYHLHLPLDLPWRLGGETVFYAMEGLLEKTAYLHPWAFVLHPPERPDDLHAFLGALAASGRDPQAVLLENTDTASPADVLALADAAGCGVCLDLGHLLAMGHALPTDDPRLAPAARMLHVYSPFGVEGPPPGRSHSHRTLSCLSPEGREVLMWMLTRLRPRTVVAEVFTPVHLLESLAVLDAVAGEAARNCPAGDGA; encoded by the coding sequence ATGATACAAAATTGCAATACTTCTTTTTCCTGGCACACCGCAGCCCCGAGTTGCGTTTTTCCTGAAACCGCGGCCATCAATTGCCGTCGCCTGGCCCGGTCCGTGGCGGAAGTCGGGCTCTATCTTCTGGAACTCCACGCCTGCCTGGCCTACGGTCCGGACGACCTGCCCCGAAAGGACTACGGCCTGGCCTACCACCTGCACCTGCCCCTGGACCTGCCCTGGCGGCTTGGCGGGGAAACGGTCTTTTACGCCATGGAAGGGCTGCTCGAAAAAACCGCCTATCTCCACCCCTGGGCCTTTGTCCTCCACCCGCCCGAGCGCCCGGACGACTTGCACGCCTTTCTCGGGGCCCTGGCGGCCTCGGGCCGCGATCCGCAGGCCGTGCTGCTCGAAAACACCGATACGGCCTCCCCGGCCGACGTCCTGGCCCTGGCCGACGCGGCCGGCTGCGGCGTCTGCCTGGACCTCGGCCACCTGCTGGCCATGGGCCACGCCCTGCCGACCGACGATCCGAGGCTCGCCCCGGCCGCGCGCATGCTCCACGTCTATTCGCCCTTCGGGGTCGAGGGGCCGCCGCCGGGACGCAGCCACTCCCACCGCACACTCAGCTGCCTGTCGCCCGAGGGCCGGGAAGTCCTCATGTGGATGCTCACCCGCCTGCGGCCGCGGACCGTGGTGGCCGAGGTCTTCACCCCCGTCCACCTGCTCGAAAGCCTGGCCGTGCTCGACGCCGTGGCCGGGGAGGCCGCCCGGAACTGCCCCGCCGGAGACGGGGCGTGA
- the sat gene encoding sulfate adenylyltransferase codes for MSKLVPPHGGKGLVIRLLEGAAKEAELKKAAGLKKVEITAQEKGDLIMLGIGGFSPLEGFMTKADWKSVVEKMMLADGTFWPVPVMLAVTPEDANGIKEGDEITLERKGEIFATMKVTEKFELTEADKKWESELVYKGAGDDSADDKFWKIALDDHPGVKMVMERKPVCLAGPVKVLSEGEYPTKYKGVYLRPAETRAIFDERGWANVAALQLRNPMHRSHEYLCKIAIEVCDGVIIHSLIGNLKPGDIPAEVRVECIDTLVKHYFVDKNVVQGGYPLDMRYAGPREGLLHATFRQNYGVNKMIIGRDHAGVGDFYGMFEAQEIFDRIPYADGKCDMPGKALLCEPLKIDWTFYCYKCDGMASLRTCPHTKEDRVILSGTKLRKMLSEGGEIPDHFGREEVLVILRKYYEGLTEKVEIKMHGAASGDKAK; via the coding sequence ATGTCCAAATTGGTTCCGCCGCATGGAGGCAAAGGTCTGGTCATCCGCCTGCTCGAGGGCGCTGCCAAGGAAGCCGAGCTGAAAAAGGCCGCTGGCCTGAAGAAAGTCGAGATCACCGCCCAGGAAAAGGGCGACCTGATCATGCTCGGCATCGGCGGCTTCTCGCCCCTGGAAGGCTTCATGACCAAGGCCGATTGGAAGAGCGTCGTCGAGAAGATGATGCTGGCCGACGGCACCTTCTGGCCGGTTCCCGTCATGCTGGCGGTCACCCCCGAAGACGCCAACGGCATCAAGGAAGGCGACGAGATCACCCTTGAGCGCAAGGGCGAAATCTTCGCCACCATGAAGGTCACCGAGAAGTTCGAGCTGACCGAAGCCGACAAGAAGTGGGAAAGCGAGCTGGTCTACAAGGGCGCCGGCGACGATTCCGCCGACGACAAGTTCTGGAAGATCGCTCTTGACGACCATCCGGGCGTCAAGATGGTCATGGAGCGCAAGCCCGTGTGCCTGGCCGGCCCGGTCAAAGTCCTGTCCGAAGGCGAGTACCCCACCAAGTACAAGGGCGTGTACCTGCGTCCGGCCGAGACCCGCGCCATCTTCGACGAGCGCGGCTGGGCCAACGTCGCCGCTCTGCAGCTGCGCAACCCCATGCACCGCTCCCACGAGTACCTGTGCAAGATCGCCATCGAAGTGTGCGACGGCGTCATCATCCACTCCCTGATCGGCAACCTGAAGCCCGGCGACATCCCGGCTGAAGTCCGTGTGGAGTGCATCGACACCCTGGTCAAGCACTACTTTGTCGACAAGAACGTTGTCCAGGGCGGCTACCCCCTCGACATGCGTTACGCCGGTCCCCGCGAAGGTCTGCTGCACGCCACCTTCCGCCAGAACTACGGCGTCAACAAGATGATCATCGGCCGTGACCACGCCGGCGTCGGCGACTTCTACGGCATGTTCGAGGCCCAGGAAATCTTCGACCGGATCCCCTATGCCGACGGCAAGTGCGACATGCCGGGCAAGGCTCTCCTGTGCGAGCCGCTGAAGATCGACTGGACCTTCTACTGCTACAAGTGCGACGGCATGGCTTCGCTGCGCACCTGCCCGCACACCAAGGAAGACCGCGTCATCCTGTCCGGCACCAAGCTGCGCAAGATGCTGTCCGAGGGCGGCGAGATCCCGGATCACTTCGGCCGCGAAGAGGTCCTGGTCATCCTGCGCAAGTACTACGAAGGCCTGACCGAAAAGGTCGAGATCAAGATGCACGGCGCCGCTTCCGGCGACAAAGCCAAATAA